The Bacillus sp. SM2101 genome window below encodes:
- a CDS encoding LTA synthase family protein: MNTSSLSKMSFILLATLLLWIKTYIVYKTSFDIKIESWLQEFILFINPLSFLLIMFGIAMFIKEKHRNRYLVITSLLVSFILFANVLYYREFTDFITIPLLFQTNNLADLDNSIFELLHFTDILMFVDIVVLYFMMRNRHKLSSRTTFTNRERRGYFLVVAVVVFFNLGLAESERPQLLTRTFDREMLVKNIGSYNYHLYDLVLTSKTSAQRALADSSEFVEIENFLNANYTKPDEDLFGIAKDRNVIMVSMESLQNFVMNETINGEEITPFLNDLIEESYYFNNFYHQTGQGKTSDSEFVVENSLYPLGRGAVFFTNAENEYRATPEILKEKDYYSAVFHANNKSFWNRDVMYPNLGYDRFFSLVDYDVNEDNSIGWGLKDIEFFDQSVEKLKTLPQPFYTKFITLTNHFPFELDAEDKMVDEFTSNSRTLNRYFPTVRYMDEALKSFVEQLKLEGLYDNSILVFYGDHYGISENHNKAMGEFLQEDITPFDVVQLQKVPFIIHIPGVTDKNPEVISKVSGQLDVKPTLLHLLGVETKDDVHFGSDIFSEDKLNFIVLRDGSFITEKYVYTKSTCYDKETREETDSSKCEPYEEKARQELEYSDNIVYGDLLRFYEGTSLTNGLTEQE; the protein is encoded by the coding sequence ATGAATACGTCATCATTATCTAAGATGTCTTTTATACTTCTAGCAACACTATTATTATGGATTAAAACGTATATTGTCTATAAAACTAGTTTTGATATAAAAATTGAATCTTGGTTACAAGAATTTATTCTTTTTATTAACCCATTAAGCTTTTTACTCATTATGTTTGGGATTGCCATGTTTATTAAGGAGAAACATCGTAATAGGTACCTGGTCATAACGAGCCTCTTAGTTTCTTTTATTTTATTTGCAAATGTGTTGTATTATCGAGAATTTACCGATTTTATTACAATCCCTTTACTTTTTCAAACAAATAATTTAGCAGATTTAGATAATAGTATTTTTGAGCTACTACATTTTACAGATATATTGATGTTTGTTGACATTGTTGTATTGTATTTCATGATGCGAAATCGTCATAAACTTTCATCAAGAACAACTTTCACTAACAGAGAACGTAGAGGCTATTTTTTAGTTGTAGCGGTAGTGGTATTTTTCAACTTAGGGCTTGCAGAGTCAGAACGTCCGCAGCTGCTAACTCGTACATTTGATCGTGAAATGCTCGTAAAAAATATAGGGTCATACAATTACCATTTATATGATCTTGTGTTAACGTCTAAAACGTCAGCCCAAAGAGCACTTGCGGATAGTAGTGAATTTGTTGAGATAGAGAATTTTCTAAATGCCAATTACACAAAGCCAGATGAAGACCTTTTCGGTATTGCAAAGGATCGCAATGTCATTATGGTTTCAATGGAATCTCTGCAAAACTTTGTGATGAACGAAACAATTAATGGCGAAGAAATTACACCATTTTTAAATGATTTAATTGAAGAAAGCTATTACTTTAATAATTTTTACCATCAGACAGGTCAAGGAAAAACATCTGATTCTGAATTTGTAGTTGAAAACTCGTTATACCCTTTAGGTAGAGGTGCTGTGTTTTTCACGAATGCGGAAAATGAGTACCGTGCTACTCCAGAGATCTTAAAAGAAAAAGATTATTATTCTGCAGTGTTTCATGCAAATAATAAGAGCTTTTGGAATCGTGATGTCATGTATCCTAATCTTGGATATGACCGTTTCTTTTCATTGGTAGATTACGATGTGAACGAAGATAATTCAATTGGTTGGGGATTGAAAGATATTGAGTTTTTTGATCAATCTGTTGAGAAACTAAAAACATTACCTCAACCGTTTTATACAAAATTTATAACGCTAACAAATCATTTCCCATTTGAGCTAGATGCAGAAGATAAAATGGTAGATGAATTTACGTCAAACAGTCGTACACTTAATCGTTATTTCCCGACGGTAAGATATATGGATGAAGCATTAAAAAGCTTTGTCGAACAATTAAAACTAGAAGGTTTATATGATAATTCAATTCTCGTGTTTTATGGTGACCACTATGGTATTTCAGAAAATCATAATAAAGCGATGGGAGAATTTTTACAGGAAGATATCACACCTTTTGATGTCGTACAATTACAAAAGGTTCCATTTATTATTCATATACCGGGTGTGACTGACAAAAATCCAGAAGTGATTTCTAAAGTATCAGGTCAACTAGATGTGAAGCCAACACTTTTGCATTTATTAGGTGTCGAAACGAAGGATGATGTGCACTTCGGATCTGATATTTTCTCAGAAGATAAACTAAACTTTATTGTGCTTAGAGATGGAAGCTTTATCACTGAAAAATATGTATATACAAAATCTACGTGCTATGACAAAGAGACAAGGGAAGAGACGGACAGCTCTAAGTGTGAGCCTTATGAAGAAAAAGCAAGGCAAGAGCTAGAGTACTCCGATAACATTGTCTACGGGGATTTATTACGGTTTTATGAAGGAACATCATTAACGAATGGTTTAACTGAGCAAGAGTGA
- a CDS encoding DegV family protein, producing the protein MRKIKIVTDSTIDVSDEVLQKYGIEMVPLMITIEGKSFLDRIDISPSEFLNKMKQAAQLPKSSQPSTGQFVELYDRLDEEGYDVISIHMTGGMSGTVASAETAAEISKANVTVVDSRFLSKALSFQVLEAAKMASDGKSVDDIVNRLTEIRNNSFLYLTVDTLENLVKGGRIGKGKAFIGSLLNIKPISSLEGGSITPVGKVRSQSQIVKYLTKQFAKDVEGKVIKAVGIAHADARDLAGKLKEAISHASGYEEIEIVDTTPVISLHTGAGAMSIMYFAE; encoded by the coding sequence ATGAGAAAAATAAAAATAGTGACTGATTCCACAATTGATGTTTCAGATGAGGTTTTACAAAAATATGGCATTGAAATGGTACCGTTAATGATAACAATAGAGGGTAAATCTTTTCTTGACAGAATTGACATTTCACCTAGTGAATTTCTAAATAAAATGAAACAAGCTGCCCAATTACCGAAAAGCTCACAGCCATCTACAGGACAATTTGTTGAATTATATGACAGATTAGATGAAGAAGGCTATGATGTGATTTCTATTCATATGACAGGTGGTATGAGTGGTACTGTTGCATCTGCAGAAACTGCTGCAGAAATATCAAAAGCCAATGTGACTGTTGTCGATTCGAGGTTCCTTTCTAAAGCTTTAAGTTTTCAAGTGTTAGAAGCTGCAAAGATGGCTTCAGACGGTAAAAGTGTAGATGATATTGTGAATAGGTTAACAGAAATTCGTAACAATAGTTTTTTATATCTTACTGTTGATACACTTGAAAATTTAGTAAAGGGTGGCAGAATTGGCAAAGGGAAAGCGTTTATTGGCTCTTTACTGAACATAAAGCCGATATCTTCACTCGAAGGTGGAAGTATTACACCTGTTGGTAAAGTTAGGAGTCAATCGCAAATAGTGAAGTATTTAACTAAACAATTTGCTAAGGATGTTGAAGGCAAAGTCATAAAAGCAGTAGGTATAGCACATGCAGATGCACGTGATCTAGCAGGAAAATTAAAAGAAGCGATTAGTCATGCCTCTGGGTATGAAGAAATTGAAATTGTAGATACAACCCCTGTTATTTCACTCCACACTGGAGCAGGTGCTATGAGTATTATGTATTTTGCTGAGTAA
- a CDS encoding HAMP domain-containing sensor histidine kinase — protein sequence MSFFKKTLIFSSVFIIFLGTATAVISYQIQKNATIQLLSESAMNLSNLWKETLAPEDVTLIKSNQELNSPSRTHIIDLLNHIHENYSMYSRAYLLDFDRNNYNSYHVIVDSEHNIQGDRELEHHLHNNKEYTNAFSSAIVESKSAATGLYKDQMGLWITAFTPIVDDEENIIAVLAIDLDATEIQGDLRNLLISLFISFVILFSIILKIQQWGFSKMMDPLKQLFEGVYQVSRGNFDVKLSYVDTSELGYLRDEFNSMVGHLRTIFERVQVTAEHFGKRTYATRQLHGFEKAIGEIDEIIHQTKLQKELQRAEKMNAIGQMAASVAHEIRNPMTVVKGFLQIFLANENIKSQEREFIHLMINELNRAETIINDYLSLAKPDVGECEEVNCSDIVKNVTDIVNSYALMKNNISIIEHVEEGLYVKGNKGELKQVLLNIMKNGIEAMKAEGELSVKCVKDSSYVRIEITDSGIGMTQDELDRLGTPFYSLKEKGTGIGLMVCYQIIEQMKGKIIVESIKNKGTTFSLYLPIVN from the coding sequence TTGAGTTTTTTTAAAAAAACACTAATCTTTTCATCAGTTTTTATCATTTTTTTAGGGACTGCAACAGCGGTAATTAGCTACCAAATACAGAAAAATGCTACAATTCAATTATTGTCTGAAAGTGCGATGAATTTATCTAATTTATGGAAGGAAACATTGGCACCAGAGGATGTTACTCTAATTAAGAGCAACCAAGAGTTAAATTCCCCTTCAAGAACTCACATTATTGACCTCTTAAATCATATTCATGAAAACTATTCCATGTATTCAAGAGCTTACCTGTTAGATTTTGATCGTAATAATTACAATAGCTATCATGTCATTGTAGATTCAGAACATAATATACAAGGTGATCGAGAGCTCGAACACCATTTACATAATAATAAGGAATATACCAATGCATTTTCCTCAGCAATAGTAGAAAGTAAAAGTGCTGCAACAGGCTTATATAAAGATCAAATGGGGTTATGGATCACTGCTTTTACACCAATTGTCGACGATGAGGAAAATATAATTGCAGTGTTAGCTATAGATCTAGACGCTACTGAGATTCAAGGGGACTTGAGGAATTTACTAATATCTTTATTTATCAGTTTTGTTATTTTATTTAGTATCATCTTAAAGATTCAGCAATGGGGTTTTTCTAAGATGATGGATCCTTTAAAACAGCTTTTTGAAGGGGTTTACCAAGTTAGTAGAGGTAACTTTGATGTAAAGCTATCATATGTAGATACTTCTGAATTAGGATATTTAAGAGATGAATTTAATAGTATGGTTGGGCATTTACGAACGATATTTGAACGTGTTCAAGTTACAGCAGAGCATTTTGGAAAAAGAACTTATGCTACTCGACAGTTGCATGGGTTTGAAAAAGCGATAGGAGAAATTGATGAAATTATTCATCAAACGAAACTTCAGAAAGAACTACAAAGAGCTGAAAAAATGAATGCTATTGGTCAAATGGCTGCATCAGTCGCTCATGAAATTAGAAACCCGATGACGGTAGTAAAAGGTTTTCTTCAGATTTTTCTCGCGAATGAAAATATAAAGAGTCAAGAAAGAGAGTTTATTCATTTAATGATAAATGAGTTAAACAGGGCAGAAACGATTATTAATGACTATTTGTCTCTTGCTAAACCTGATGTAGGTGAATGTGAAGAAGTGAATTGTAGTGACATCGTTAAAAATGTTACTGATATTGTGAACTCATATGCTTTGATGAAAAATAATATCTCGATTATAGAACATGTAGAAGAAGGGCTTTACGTAAAAGGAAATAAAGGGGAACTGAAACAAGTGTTGCTAAATATTATGAAAAATGGCATTGAAGCAATGAAAGCAGAGGGAGAGTTATCAGTCAAATGTGTAAAAGATAGTTCATATGTACGCATTGAGATTACAGATTCTGGCATTGGAATGACTCAGGATGAGCTTGATCGCTTGGGCACACCTTTTTATTCGTTAAAAGAGAAGGGCACAGGAATTGGTCTTATGGTATGTTATCAAATTATTGAGCAAATGAAAGGGAAAATTATAGTAGAAAGTATTAAGAATAAAGGGACCACCTTTAGCTTATATTTACCTATTGTAAACTAG
- a CDS encoding ABC transporter ATP-binding protein: MIETINLTKRYGSFTALDSLNLNVKEGTVFGFVGHNGAGKSTTFSILATLMAPTSGTAYVNGYDVTKDPKNVRKSIGYMPDFFGVYDQFKTIEYLHFYGGSYGIPERERNVLIPQLLELVNLSHKKDSYVDVLSRGMKQRLCLARALIHDPKLLILDEPASGLDPRARIEMREILKELKNMGKTIIISSHILPELAEMCDEIGVIDSGKLVATGSVAQIQKQLQANKVINVKLVDDMAKAYAFFEDQQFVTNLHRNERFENVLSFAFSGDDQEQTNLLKKALSENLLILSFSEEDSNLEDIFLEITREVE, from the coding sequence ATGATAGAAACAATTAACTTAACGAAAAGATATGGTTCCTTTACCGCACTTGATTCATTAAACCTCAATGTAAAAGAAGGTACTGTATTTGGGTTTGTAGGTCACAACGGTGCTGGTAAATCAACTACTTTTTCGATCTTGGCAACATTAATGGCACCAACATCTGGAACAGCATATGTAAACGGTTATGACGTGACGAAGGATCCAAAAAATGTTAGAAAGTCAATAGGGTATATGCCAGACTTTTTTGGGGTCTATGATCAATTCAAAACAATCGAATATTTACATTTTTATGGTGGTAGTTATGGCATTCCAGAACGTGAAAGAAACGTGCTCATACCACAGCTATTAGAACTGGTCAATTTATCACATAAAAAGGATTCGTATGTGGATGTGCTATCAAGAGGAATGAAACAAAGGCTTTGCCTCGCTCGTGCTTTAATTCATGATCCAAAATTGCTAATTTTGGATGAACCTGCATCAGGGTTAGACCCTCGTGCAAGAATTGAAATGCGTGAGATTTTAAAAGAGCTAAAGAACATGGGTAAAACGATTATTATTTCTTCTCACATTTTACCAGAGCTTGCTGAGATGTGTGATGAAATTGGGGTAATTGACAGCGGAAAGCTTGTAGCGACAGGATCAGTCGCTCAAATACAAAAACAATTACAAGCAAATAAAGTAATTAATGTAAAATTAGTAGATGATATGGCAAAAGCTTATGCGTTTTTTGAAGACCAACAGTTTGTTACAAATCTTCACAGGAACGAAAGGTTTGAAAATGTTTTATCATTTGCCTTTTCAGGGGATGATCAGGAACAAACGAACTTATTAAAAAAAGCGTTGTCTGAGAACCTTCTTATTCTTTCATTTAGTGAAGAAGATTCTAACCTGGAAGATATTTTCCTAGAAATCACGAGAGAGGTAGAGTGA
- a CDS encoding ABC transporter permease: protein MRSLLINPVLNKEIKLRFRSFKSFLGILFYLLVLGGIALGYIYLDSSNSPGGIVKPNESQEMFMIISVLQLGLILFMTPGLTAGTISGERERQTLNILLTTQQSSTSIIVSKLVSSLAYLFLIIFSSLPLYSIVFLFGGVSPNTLISVFVIYLLTIVTVGSIGILCSTLIRKTIVSMIVTYGVMLFLTAGTAAIMLFSFQMTGYSYNANPQPTNVVAYICGMFNPFAVILAELEPNAANEFADMTNIDFSLFISFTFSYLIITVICLLISIKKLRPKMKPKRG, encoded by the coding sequence ATGAGAAGCCTATTAATTAATCCAGTGTTAAATAAGGAGATTAAACTCCGTTTTCGTTCATTTAAAAGCTTCCTTGGCATTTTATTCTATCTATTAGTTTTAGGAGGAATTGCACTAGGATATATTTATTTAGATAGTTCAAACTCTCCAGGCGGAATTGTTAAGCCGAATGAAAGTCAAGAAATGTTTATGATCATATCAGTTCTACAATTGGGGCTCATATTATTTATGACCCCTGGGTTAACGGCAGGTACCATTAGTGGTGAACGTGAAAGACAAACATTAAACATCTTGTTAACGACACAGCAATCTTCAACGAGTATTATCGTTAGCAAGCTGGTTTCTTCATTGGCGTACTTGTTCTTAATCATTTTTTCATCACTGCCATTATATAGTATCGTCTTCCTATTTGGTGGGGTGTCACCGAATACTTTAATATCAGTATTTGTCATTTATTTACTAACGATAGTAACTGTAGGGAGTATAGGTATTTTATGTTCTACACTTATTCGTAAAACAATCGTATCAATGATTGTTACGTATGGTGTTATGTTATTTCTTACAGCTGGTACAGCAGCGATTATGTTATTTTCTTTTCAAATGACTGGATATTCATATAATGCCAATCCTCAACCAACAAATGTTGTTGCATATATATGTGGAATGTTTAACCCATTTGCGGTGATCCTTGCTGAACTTGAACCGAACGCAGCAAATGAATTTGCTGATATGACAAATATTGATTTTTCATTATTCATTAGTTTTACATTTTCCTATTTAATCATTACAGTTATATGTTTACTAATCAGCATTAAGAAGCTTCGCCCAAAAATGAAACCGAAGAGAGGGTGA